From the Streptomyces nodosus genome, the window GGCGAGTGTAAATGTGCGCTGTATGCAGGAGAGGGTCGAAAACCTGCCAGCCAGCCAGGGCAAGATCGGCCGCACCTCGGGGGGCGGCGTGTGCGGGACAGTGCTGGGTACGCCAGCGCGCCTGTTCGGGGTAGGGCAGGTGGCTGAGGTCGTAGACGGCCATCAGTGTGTCGGGCAGCGCGAGTTGGCCGCGTTGGGGTCCGGCAGGCAATAGTTTCCAGGTTCCGGCCGGGCTGGTGGAGTCGAGGACGGGGCAGGTGCAGCGGAGGCGGTGGCGGGTCTGGGCCACGCAGCGGATGTTCTCGAGGGGGCTGTCGGCGAGGTAGCGGGACAGGAGCATCTGCACGACCGGGCGGGCGGGTGCGGGGGCGCCGGTGGCGGGCGGGCTGTCGGCGAGCGTGGTGGGGGTGAAGGTGCCGGTGTCGATCAGGCGGCGGGTGTGGAGGGCGAGTTGGCGGCGTACCTCTTCAAGGCGCCGGCCGAGCCGGGGCGTGGGGGTGCTGCCGGGGCAGAGCACGATGTGGGGGATGCGGCACCAGGCGCTGCCGTCGCCGTGGGGGTGGGCGATACCGCCGGCGAGGTGCCAGCGGCAGGAATCGGGCACCTGCTCGGTGGCCACTTCAGCGGGATGCAGGGCGATGGGGCGCTGGTCGGTGCGCTGGTAGATGTCGATGCGGTTGCCGCATCGGCGGCAGCGGCCGCTTTGGCCGGCGCGCAGCAGGCGGCTGGGGCTGGTGGCGGCCACTCGTAGCGGGCGGGGGTGTCGCCTGTGGCGGGGGCTGCCGTCCCAGTGGCAGTCGCCTGTGGCGGGGTTGGGGCACATGCGGGGACCGTGCCAGGCGGCACCCGGTGGCAGCGGAGACGGCGGGAGCTCTGTCCTGCGAATGGCACAGTGAGCGTGAACGTATGCACGATCGGACGTACATGTATTCGTGTGCTGCTCGCCGGTTTGGATGATTCACGTGT encodes:
- a CDS encoding DUF6083 domain-containing protein, with product MCPNPATGDCHWDGSPRHRRHPRPLRVAATSPSRLLRAGQSGRCRRCGNRIDIYQRTDQRPIALHPAEVATEQVPDSCRWHLAGGIAHPHGDGSAWCRIPHIVLCPGSTPTPRLGRRLEEVRRQLALHTRRLIDTGTFTPTTLADSPPATGAPAPARPVVQMLLSRYLADSPLENIRCVAQTRHRLRCTCPVLDSTSPAGTWKLLPAGPQRGQLALPDTLMAVYDLSHLPYPEQARWRTQHCPAHAAPRGAADLALAGWQVFDPLLHTAHIYTRLPHHPAGHSRGR